The Rhizobium sp. NXC24 genomic sequence AAAAGTCCGGGCTGTTGTCAAGGCAATCGACGATCGTTCCCATGTCATTGCTCAAGGTCAGGAAAATTCCGCGCGTGCGAATCTCTCTTTTATCGAAAGGGCGCTATTCGCCAAGCGTCTAGATGATCTTGGTTATGGCCGAGAGGTGATTTCCTTGGCATTGTCGGCGAATGCGGCTTCGATCTCGAAGATGATGACGGTGGCAGAGCGCATCTCGGCTGACGTCATAGAAAAAATCGGGTCAGCTCCCGGTGTGGGCCGAGAGCGTTGGGTAGAGCTTTCACTTCTGGTCGGAAAATTCGCCAATAGCGGCAAAGTGTCAGAAGTTTTGAGCACGGACGGCTTCGACGCATTGCCGTCTGATGAACGCTTTTCATCTCTGTACAAGGCACTCAACAGAACTGCGCGGCCTGTGAGGAAGGCGGAGGTTTCGACTCAAAAGGCGAAGTGGCAGCCCCGGGACAAGGCAGTGCAGGCTGAAATCAAGAATACGGGCAAAGCTTTCTCGCTCTCGATGAAGGCGAAGAATGCTGGCCGTTTCGGAGAATATCTTTCCCGCAATTTGGATGCGCTCTACGAGCAATTCCTCAAGGAGGGAAGCAAAGGAGACTGAAGCCGCAAAAGAAAAAGGCCCCCAAACGACCAAGTCGTGGAAGCCCTTCTCGTATTCCCTAAGCAAGATCGAGAATCGCATTTCCACGAATCCCTGTCAAGAGTCGTAACCGTCGATTTGGCGGGCGGATCTCTTTTGCCTCAATTAAGGTGAGAGAAAAAATGCAGATTGGAAGTGTGACGACGCCCTTCGGGCGGCGGCCGATGTCGCTTGCCCACGTAAGAGGGCAAATGAAAACGGCTGAGATGCGGCCGGGTAAGACGGCCGACAAATGGAAGATCTTTCGCGATGCCTCGGAGGCGAGGGCAGCGCTCGGCATTCAGGACCGCGCCCTTGCTGTTCTTGATGCGCTCTTGACCTTTTACCCGGATAATGAGCTTTCGGAAGAGCGCGGCCTGGTGGTGTTCCCGTCAAATGAACAGCTTTCCGTTCGAGCGCATGGTATTGCTGGCACGACATTGCGCCGACACCTTGCCGCACTCGTCGATGCTGGGCTGATCCAGCGCAAGGACAGTGCGAATGGCAAACGATACGCCCGAAAGGACAATGGCGGCCAGATCGAAGATGCGTTC encodes the following:
- the repB gene encoding plasmid partitioning protein RepB, producing MARKNLLEGLADLHEDSAAPAYPMRGAGKSLVRSLDELAKQADKFLEGEAIIELDPAQIEGSFVKDRISDDDGEYQDLLEAIRVRGQDTPILVRPHTKVDGLYQVVFGHRRVRAARDLGRKVRAVVKAIDDRSHVIAQGQENSARANLSFIERALFAKRLDDLGYGREVISLALSANAASISKMMTVAERISADVIEKIGSAPGVGRERWVELSLLVGKFANSGKVSEVLSTDGFDALPSDERFSSLYKALNRTARPVRKAEVSTQKAKWQPRDKAVQAEIKNTGKAFSLSMKAKNAGRFGEYLSRNLDALYEQFLKEGSKGD